The Etheostoma cragini isolate CJK2018 chromosome 15, CSU_Ecrag_1.0, whole genome shotgun sequence genome window below encodes:
- the LOC117958275 gene encoding receptor-interacting serine/threonine-protein kinase 4-like: MAQVVEDTSLGNWEVIGAGSFGQIYKARHHQWGCDVAIKLLLQGEGTEKSLLHEIKMMMQATSPYVMAVRGMFNGQAPSGGSRRLGVVMDLMKRGSLASLQQALRGTPPWPLVFRLAHQVALGINFLHTLPKPVLHQDLKPQNVLLDDSLNAKLTDFGLARISCSVMHVFKDSGPVGGTCTYTPPEAFNTSYEPTRAFDIYRYETIEPAVQ, translated from the exons ATGGCACAGGTCGTTGAAGACACCAGCCTCGGGAACTGGGAGGTGATTGGTGCTGGGAGTTTTGGACAAATCTACAAAGCCAGGCATCATCAGTGGGGCTGTGACGTGGCCATTAAACTGCTTCTTCAGGGCGAGGG gaccgAGAAGTCTTTGCTGCATGAGATCAAGATGATGATGCAAGCCACCAGCCCGTATGTCATGGCCGTCCGAGGGATGTTTAATGGTCAGGCGCCCTCTGGCGGGTCAAGACGGCTTGGTGTGGTCATGGATCTCATGAAGAGAGGATCATTGGCCTCCCTACAG CAAGCATTGAGGGGAACTCCACCCTGGCCGCTGGTCTTCAGACTGGCTCACCAAGTGGCTCTGGGTATAAACTTCCTCCACACTCTGCCCAAACCCGTGCTCCACCAGGACCTGAAGCCCCAAAACGTGCTGCTGGACGACTCTCTCAATGCCAAG CTTACAGATTTTGGCCTTGCCCGGATTTCCTGCAGCGTCATGCATGTTTTCAAGGACAGTGGGCCAGTAGGAGGGACATGCACTTACACGCCACCAGAGGCTTTTAACACATCGTACGAACCTACCAGAGCCTTTGATATCTACAGGTATGAGACCATCGAACCAGCAGTCcaataa